The Chamaesiphon minutus PCC 6605 DNA window AATTATTGGGATGGGGATCGGTCATGTGTTTAGGATTAGCAACAGGCAACTTCCTAATTTTAGTGGATAGTGCGTCGCTGCCAGTGTGAGTTGGAGATCGTTATGCAAGTTTCTAGTCTAGATTTACTGGTGCTAGTAGACTCCGGATCTAGGGGAGCGATGTGTGCTTTACATAAGTACATTCATTCAGTTATCGGTGGTGGGTAAATGTGTGGATTTTGAAGGTCGATCGATAAATTATGACAATATGGGCGTTGCCGCTAATCATTCGCCGCATCCTCCGTCCCCTCATCTTCCTCTCTCACTGTTTCCCCTTCTCCCTGTCTCCCCATCGATCTTACTTTTTGCCAAACAATCCGCTAAACATCCCTTCGCTGGGTTTCTTAGGGGGATTCTTGCCGCCAGAACCGTTAGTCTTGGGATTGGATAGTCGCTCAAATTCTTGCTTGGCTTGGATGACTTGGGGGTCTTTGGGCGCGAGTTGGATAGCTTTGTTAATCGAAATTTTGGCCATTGTCATTTGTTTTTGATGCATGTACACCAATCCCAACAAAGTATGTGCGCGGACATTATTAGGTTCGGCACTGATGACTTCTTTAATTTCTGGTACTGCTTTTGCCCAATTTTTATTGATCGTGTAATCCTCAGCTCTACGGAGCGCACCTTCAATTGGCGATGGTTTGGCCAATTCGGTGGAGGCGGAGTTTGTCTCCTTCGCGGGAGTAGATTTACTACTATTTACCGCTGTTGGGGGGGTAGATCTTACCGACTGTAACTGTCTGCGTAACAGATACACCATGTTTAGCTCGCTGATTTGATTAATCGTCTGCTCGCTTTGGTTTAATTGAATGTATTGTTGGCTGACTAGTTGCTGGAGGAGTCGATCGTAAACTTGCTCGAAGTCTGCACCACTTTGGTAAAGTTGTTGGCACAAAGGATCGATAATTTGTACTTGATTACCTTCTTCTAAGAGTCTTTTACCAAACAGTTCTAGCATGATGATCTGCTCTTGAAGTTGAGATTGACGAGACAGTTGACCGTATGCATGGGTAATTAGTCGCGAAAATAGTCTTACCGCCATTTGTCGCTCTGTGTCAGTTTTCCATTGGGCACAGTCGGGATGCAACAATCTGGCTACGGCTTGATAGCGTTCTCTGATGTCTACTTCTTGAGCATTTACACTCACGCCTAGAATAGCGTGTCGATCGATAAAGTCATACTGAAATAGTCCGCGATCTAATTGAAAACTCATATACTTTGGTGCGCAGCAACAGGAGTCTTGTGGGGTGGTGTACGCCCAACTCGGAGTTCAGCTCTCAGCAGCAGATCTAGGTTCCCTGGTCGGTAACGCTCTCTAGCTCGATGACACTGCTACTCATTTGGAGTCCTGGGCTTGCCAGTAACTCAGTGGGGTACATCATATATATATTCCCCATTTCGCAGCTAATATTCACGTTTGCTCGAAATTTTTTTAAATCATAAGCGGGGAGCGGGGAAGATGGGGAGAGTGGGAGAATAAAGAACGCAGTTCTAAAGCCTAACGCTTAGAGCCTAAAGCCCACCCTCTACCCTCTACTCTCTAACCAAGACCAAGGTTCGATCTTGGTAACATAGAGTAATTCTTGACTCAATTCGTCGTGTAATTTGCCATTAGTCGCGAGAATGCGACCCGATCGAATATCGAAGGGACTGCGATCGTAAGCGGTAATCGTGCCGCCAGCAGCCTCGACAATGGCCACGCCAGCCGCCAAATCCCAGGGAGACAGTCCCCGTTCCCAATAGCCGTCCAATCGCCCACAGGCGACGTAAGCTAGGTCTATGGATGCTGCGCCAGCACGTCTGACGCCTTGAGTGATATGGGTCAGATAACAAAATTCTTGATAGTTATTATCTGGGGTTTCGCGGCGATCGTAAGCAAATCCAGTCACTAGTAAACTTTTGGCTAATTTATCGACATTGGAAACGCAGATCGAGCGGTCGTTACAGGTCGCACCGATACCGATTGCACCAGCAAATAGTTCGCGATGAAAAGGGTCGTAGATCGCGCCGACTGTTGGGACGCCATTTATTAGTAATCCGATCGAAGCTGCCGAAAATGGGTATTGATGCGCGTAATTCGTCGTTCCATCTAATGGATCGATCGCCCATAGGTATTCGGCATTCAAATCGCCAAATTGACCGGATTCTTCGGCCAAAATCGAATGCTCTGGAAAGTTTTGTCGCAATATCTCTAAGATGACTGCTTCGGCTTGCCGATCGGCTTCTGTGACCAAATCGCCAGGACGATCCTTTTCGACGATCGACTCCAATTTACCCCAACAGGCTTGTAATACCTCACCCGCTGCTAATGCTGCTGCTTTGGCTACTTCTAAATAAGCCGCTACGCGCTCGGTCGATTGTTGGGGAGAGTTCATTTGCACGGATTTATCATCTAATTATGTACAGTCGGTATTGTACCTTACCACCGCTGCTACTTGCCCTGGCCAATTCAATGAAAAACTCCCCTAACTGGTCAAGGGAGGGCAATGTCTAATTAAGTTTTTTTGGTAATTAATTCGCGTTACTATTCACGGGAATATTACCGATTAATTCGTACTGTCTTTTAGTTTCGATGTAAAACTGACGATGGGGCTGTAACTGTTGATAATAAAGTCCGATTCCTTGTTGAATGACCAATGCTGGGTCTTGGTTTGTTTGTTTTTGGATTTCGTCTAATTGGCGGGCTGTTTCAGCGTCTACTTGGATTATGAGTTGCATGTATAAAGCCTCGTTGTATATTTAATAGTATCATTAATATTACCCAATAGGTTTTATTCCTATCTCAGTCGATCGATAGATATTAGTAAATTTAATCTAAATATTAATATATTCGATCGAATGGTCAAGAAAAGTAACAAAAAAGACATTTATGGGCAGTTATATTTTGCTTTTAAAATAGTTATTATTAGGGCGATTTTATTTAGCACTAGAAGTCATAATGGATCTCAATCGCAGCGCGGTATCGATCGGGAGAACACCATCAGCACTTAGATACTCATTTAGAATGATGACAACTTACGATCGATCGATCGCCAGATGACAAGTTTTTCGCTAAAATGCTAGAGCAAGCGATCGCGCACTCACTAACTCGATGGTCATGAACCCAGCAGCAGCAAAGGAAAATAGTGTTATAAATAATGAGCCGAGCGACAAAACACTCGAAGCGATGAGACATTTCTCCGAAACTTACGCCAAAAACACGGATACGTACTTCTGTGTGGATCTTTCGGTAACCGCCGTCGTCATTAAGGGATTGGCGAAAAACAAGGAAGAACTGGGTTCGCCCCTTTGCCCCTGTCGTCATTACGAAGACAAAGAAGCTGAAGTCAAAGCTGCATTCTGGAACTGTCCCTGCGTCCCCATGCGCGAACGCAAGGAATGTCATTGTATGTTATTCCTGACGCCAGACAATGATTTTGCTGGCAATATTCAGGAGATCGCTCTTGAAGAAGTCAAAGCGGTTTAGTAGGGATTAGGCTTTAGGCTTTAGGTTTTAGGCTTTAGGTTTTAGCGTTAAACAAGGGACGGAACCACATACCAGTAAACCAATCGCGTTAATCCAAAAATTCTGTTAATCCCGGTGATGCTGAACGTGCGAGCGTCAAAATGGTAAAATATATCATGTGGATTAACGACCACTAGATCTTCACTACTCCGAGTTTCAACCTCATGTCCGTCGATGAATCTGCCAGTCTGCGTCGAGCTATTCCGATCGATCGGATTAAATACGACGATCGGGGTTTAGTTCCTGCCATCATTCAAGATTACTTGGATGGAACTGTGCTGATGATGGCATGGATGAATAGCGAATCTTTGGCTAAGACTTTAGACACAGGCGAAACCTGGTTCTGGAGTCGATCGCGCCAAGAATTTTGGCACAAGGGCGCAACCAGCGGACACATTCAACACGTCAAAGATATTCGCTATGATTGCGATAGCGACGCGCTGTTGATTTCGGTCGAGCAAGTCGGCGACATTGCCTGTCATACTGGCGAACGGAGTTGCTTCCATCAAATCGATACCAACACAGTCGCACCACCCGCCGATACCCTCTCAGACTTATATCAGACAATTTGCGATCGCCGCGACAATCCCCGCGAGGGTTCCTATACCCAATCACTATTTGCAGGCGGGGACAATAAAATTCTTAAAAAAATTGGCGAAGAAGCAGTTGAAGTCGTGATGGCATGTAAAGACGATCGCGCCCCCGAAATTGCAGGTGAAGCCGCAGATCTGTTCTATCATACCCTCGTCGCTCTCGCCCACCATCGCGTTAGCATCCGCGACGTCTATCGCGAACTCCAAAAACGAAGGAAGTAAATGCAGTAGTGGATAGTGGATAGTAGATAGAGAAGATAGCAATCATAATTGAGAAGCTGTACCCTCTTTTTTCTTGCTTTGCGCTCTCTGCGCCTCGACGATCGGAATTGCTTAGTCAATAGTGAATAGTGGGTAGTGAACCGAAAGTAGGGTGGGCATTGTCCACCATGTAAAAATACGCCATGTTGACAGAAATTGCCCAGAAAACTCGACTAGCCGCTCAACAGTTAGCCAGTCTCTCAGCGACAGCTAAAAATGCCGCCATCGAAGCAATTGCCGCATCGTTAGAACACTATGCCGCTGAAATTGTCGCGGCTAATGCAATCGATTGTCAAGCTGCTGAGGGTGAAATCGCTCCAGCTTTGTACGCCCGATTGAAACTAGATGCCACCAAACTCAAAGGCGCGATTGTCGGCGTGCGGGATGTGGGCAAATTAGCAGATCCAGTGGGTCGAATTCAGATCCATCGCGAAATCGATGCCGGACTGATTATGCGGCGGGTAAGCTGTCCTGTCGGTGTTTTAGGCGTAATTTTTGAGGCTCGTCCCGATGCCGTGATTCAGATTGCCAGTTTGGCAATTAAATCGGGTAACGGTGTCATTTTAAAAGGCGGACGGGAAGCGATCGAGTCTTGTACCGTATTGGTTAGAGCAATTAAAGCGGGATTAGCGCAGTCGGAAGTCGATCCCGATGCGATTCAACTTTTGACTACCCGCGCCGAAACTAGCGAACTACTCAAATTAGATCGCTATGTCGATCTAATTATTCCGCGTGGTTCTAATGAATTTGTCAAATACGTTCGAGATAATACCCGCATCCCCGTTTTGGGACACGCGGATGGCATCTGTCATTTATACATCGATCGAGAAGCGGATTTCGAGAAAGCAATCGAGATTGCCATCGATGCCAAAACCCAGTATCCCGCAGCTTGTAACGCGATCGAAACTCTCCTAATCGATCGCGCGATCGCTGGCGATTTTTTACCGATAATTATCGATAAACTCCAGGCTCATGGCGTCGAAATTCGCCTGAGCGAATTTGGACATCAAATCTTGGGAAACGAACTGCATCTAACTGTTGATTTAGCAATTGCTACCGATTGGGCAACAGAATATAGCGATCTGATTATCGCTATTCAAATCGTCCCCGATCTCGAAGCCGCGATCGCGCATATTAATACTTATGGTTCGCGACATACCGATAGCATTGTGACCGAAAATGCTAATACTGCCAAAGTATTTAGCGATCGAGTCGATGCCGCGAATGTCTTTCACAATTGTTCGACCCGATTTTCTGACGGATTTCGCTATGGGTTTGGTGCCGAAGTTGGCATCAGTACTCAAAAAATGCCCCCGCGCGGGCCAGTTGGTTTAGAAGGATTGGTAACTTATAAATATCAACTCAGCGGCGACGGACATATCGCCGCTACATACACGGGAGAAAATGCCAAACCGTTCACACATCGAGATATCTAATTCAGTCCAGACGTCGCATCAGAAAGTATATTGTTAACTTCGATCGCAATAATCTCGATCGTTGCAAATACGACTAGTGATTTTACCAGTAGCGACTGAAGTCGCTGGATAACTAACCACAAAAATGGGTCGATCCTAAATTAGGATCGACCCATGGGTTTGGGTACTAACAAAACTTCGCCTATTATTGAAGAACCAGAGTAACATTGGCGTTCTGTAGACCACCACGTTGTTGAACTTCAGAGAGAGTTTTGTTAACTGCGTACTTTTGGTTGATCGAGTTGATTAACTCAGTTTGGTTGTGCTTTTTGGCAACGCCCCAAAGGTCAGCAATTAAGTCGAAAGAACCATCAGCATTGCGAGACCAACCTAGATCGTACTCGCCTTCCAAGATAGCGACGATATCAGCGCGGACGCGTTGACCTTGGTAGCCACGTAGGTCTGTTTCGGTCTTAACGTTGATGCCAAGGTCGCGCAAAGAAGTTTTGAGGATTTCTGCGTCGGTGATTTTGGTACGGAGAGTGCTAAAGTGAGACATATCGGTTTCCTCCAATAAAAGTGAGTTAGGCGAAACGACAACTTGAACTGTTCTGGCAAGCGATCGATCTTGTCATTCGATCGCTTTCGGTCTCCTTGCTAGTTTCGATAGGCTAATAGTTCCCCATATCGAGCTGACTAGCACCTTGACTCCGCAATGCGGAGCAAGCTTGTTAAAACTCCAGTCGATGATATTCAGCGACTGAGGCAGCGGCGGGACGCGCTCGCTGTCTTGCCCAATCTCGCAAAGCAGTCACCTGCTCTGTCATTGTCCGCGAGAGGGGCAGAGTAGCTTTAATGGCTGCGATGATGTCCAATTGCGTAAACTCTCGGTTTTGAGCGAAAGCATCATACATTGCCGCGATTAAAGCTTGTTCTATTTCAGCACCTGAGAATCCATCGGCAACTTTGGCTAGTTGCGGTAGGTCGAAACGATCGAGGTCTCGGTTGCGCTTACTCAAGTGAATTCTAAATACAGCTTCGCGTTCGGCCTGAATTGGTAAGTCCACAAAGAAGATTTCATCAAATCGGCCTTTGCGTAAGAACTCACCAGGCAGTCGTTCGACACGATTGGCTGTGGCCATCACGAAGATGGGCGATGTTTTTTCCTGCATCCAAGTCAGGAAAGATCCAAAGATCCGGCTGGAAGTACCACCATCGGAGTCACCAGAACCAGCCGTCCCAGCAAATGCCTTATCGAGTTCGTCGATAAACAAGATCGCGGGAGAAATTGATTCGGCTGTCTTGAGCGCGCCGCGTAGGTTAGCTTCAGAGCGTCCGACAGTCGAGCCGTCGTAAACTCGACCCATGTCCAATCTCAGCAGCGGTAATCCCCACAGTCTGGATGTAGTCTTGGCAATTAGTGACTTCCCACAACCTGGTATGCCCAGAATTAGCATCCCTTTGGGTTGGGGTAGTCCGTAAGTTCGCGCCCGTTCGGTGAAAGCACCAGAACGTTGTACCAGCCAGCCTTTAAGTTCCTCCAGTCCACCTACCGAGTCGATGGTTTCATCTTCTTCGATAAATTCGAGGATACCGTTGCGGCGAATGAGCTGCTTCTTCTCTGACAAAACTATATCAACTTCGGCTTCGGTAATTTTGCCGCGTTTGACATATGCCTTGCGATAGACTTTTTCAGCTTCATCTTTAGTCAAGCCTAGCGAAGCTTTGAGTAATTTCTCTTTGCCTTCGTTGGAAAGACGATTTTGCCGGGTACGGTCTAGCTGTTGCGTCAAAACCCTATCTAGTGCAGTCAGATCGGGCAATGCAAAATCGAGAACTACGACTTCTTTTTCCAATTCGATCGGAATTTGCTGAACTGGTGACATCAGAATAATCACTTTCTGCGTACCTTGGAATCCAGCAATCGCATCGCGCAGCCAGCGGGTTACCGCAGCCGAATCTTTAAAAGGATGTAAATCCTTAAAGATAAAGATTGCTGGCTCCTTGTGTCTGGTCGTCCACTCGATCGCTGCTTCAGGCGAGATCGTGTTGTGTTGTGTCGTTCTAGCTTGTCCGTACTCCACCATCCCGTGTGTCAATGTCCACACGTAAAGCTTACGGGGTTCGTGCTTCATCTGCGAAATCTTGGCAATTTCTTTTTCAGCACGATCTTCCTCTGCTGTGACGAGATAGATGAGTGGGTATTGAGCTTGGATGAGAATGTTTAGCTCTTCTTGCATGACTATCTGTCCTCGAAAGATGGTGACTACACTAGACTAGCTTCGATCTACTTCCAGTACTGTAGTAACAGAAGCATTTATCCAGCCATGAAACATAAGCTACTTCTAAACGACGATCGCGAGATCTTGCTGCGTTTGAGATTGAGGAGATACTCCTACCTCTGCCTTTCGTAGCGACCGCTCCTCAGTCAGGATGCCTGGATCTTTTCCGAGGGCAACCATTTCCCCGTCTTTAATTACGACCGGATGTTCGCATTCAGGACAGTTATAAACTTGGTGCGTCGAACCATGTAACTCGACCCCATCGACCACATCTGAGTGATTGAGATAAAATTCCACAGCTTTTTCTACGATGTTGGACATCGAGTCAGCGTCTACTGCCGATCGAATTTTCAACTGACGGTGTAGTTGTGGCGGCAGGTACAAAGTGACCTTTTGCTTGTCTTCCATACAATTCTCAACTGCTTTACCCGGGTATGTATTCACTTTAATTGTTTCCATTTTAACTGTCAAGCTGGCAAAACATTTTGACGTCATATCTTAACATTAGTTAACATAGGCCAAATCGATCGCTATTTTTGGCGATAAATTAATTCTAAGGGAAGACCGTCAGGATCTTTGATAAAAGCCACTTCATAGACATTTTCGCCGATAACTTGCTGAGTTGGCGCGAGTAAAATCTGCGGTGCTGGTAGTGAAGCGGTTTGTAAAGCAGTCTCAAAACTAGCCAGCCAGCTACTCAAATTAGCAGCTAGCTCTGTCAGATCGAAAGATAAATGGTAGTACCCGACATAGTGTT harbors:
- a CDS encoding inositol monophosphatase family protein, encoding MNSPQQSTERVAAYLEVAKAAALAAGEVLQACWGKLESIVEKDRPGDLVTEADRQAEAVILEILRQNFPEHSILAEESGQFGDLNAEYLWAIDPLDGTTNYAHQYPFSAASIGLLINGVPTVGAIYDPFHRELFAGAIGIGATCNDRSICVSNVDKLAKSLLVTGFAYDRRETPDNNYQEFCYLTHITQGVRRAGAASIDLAYVACGRLDGYWERGLSPWDLAAGVAIVEAAGGTITAYDRSPFDIRSGRILATNGKLHDELSQELLYVTKIEPWSWLESRG
- a CDS encoding ferredoxin-thioredoxin reductase catalytic domain-containing protein, encoding MVMNPAAAKENSVINNEPSDKTLEAMRHFSETYAKNTDTYFCVDLSVTAVVIKGLAKNKEELGSPLCPCRHYEDKEAEVKAAFWNCPCVPMRERKECHCMLFLTPDNDFAGNIQEIALEEVKAV
- a CDS encoding DUF1257 domain-containing protein: MSHFSTLRTKITDAEILKTSLRDLGINVKTETDLRGYQGQRVRADIVAILEGEYDLGWSRNADGSFDLIADLWGVAKKHNQTELINSINQKYAVNKTLSEVQQRGGLQNANVTLVLQ
- a CDS encoding AAA family ATPase, whose product is MQEELNILIQAQYPLIYLVTAEEDRAEKEIAKISQMKHEPRKLYVWTLTHGMVEYGQARTTQHNTISPEAAIEWTTRHKEPAIFIFKDLHPFKDSAAVTRWLRDAIAGFQGTQKVIILMSPVQQIPIELEKEVVVLDFALPDLTALDRVLTQQLDRTRQNRLSNEGKEKLLKASLGLTKDEAEKVYRKAYVKRGKITEAEVDIVLSEKKQLIRRNGILEFIEEDETIDSVGGLEELKGWLVQRSGAFTERARTYGLPQPKGMLILGIPGCGKSLIAKTTSRLWGLPLLRLDMGRVYDGSTVGRSEANLRGALKTAESISPAILFIDELDKAFAGTAGSGDSDGGTSSRIFGSFLTWMQEKTSPIFVMATANRVERLPGEFLRKGRFDEIFFVDLPIQAEREAVFRIHLSKRNRDLDRFDLPQLAKVADGFSGAEIEQALIAAMYDAFAQNREFTQLDIIAAIKATLPLSRTMTEQVTALRDWARQRARPAAASVAEYHRLEF
- the hisIE gene encoding bifunctional phosphoribosyl-AMP cyclohydrolase/phosphoribosyl-ATP diphosphatase HisIE, giving the protein MSVDESASLRRAIPIDRIKYDDRGLVPAIIQDYLDGTVLMMAWMNSESLAKTLDTGETWFWSRSRQEFWHKGATSGHIQHVKDIRYDCDSDALLISVEQVGDIACHTGERSCFHQIDTNTVAPPADTLSDLYQTICDRRDNPREGSYTQSLFAGGDNKILKKIGEEAVEVVMACKDDRAPEIAGEAADLFYHTLVALAHHRVSIRDVYRELQKRRK
- a CDS encoding glutamate-5-semialdehyde dehydrogenase, with amino-acid sequence MLTEIAQKTRLAAQQLASLSATAKNAAIEAIAASLEHYAAEIVAANAIDCQAAEGEIAPALYARLKLDATKLKGAIVGVRDVGKLADPVGRIQIHREIDAGLIMRRVSCPVGVLGVIFEARPDAVIQIASLAIKSGNGVILKGGREAIESCTVLVRAIKAGLAQSEVDPDAIQLLTTRAETSELLKLDRYVDLIIPRGSNEFVKYVRDNTRIPVLGHADGICHLYIDREADFEKAIEIAIDAKTQYPAACNAIETLLIDRAIAGDFLPIIIDKLQAHGVEIRLSEFGHQILGNELHLTVDLAIATDWATEYSDLIIAIQIVPDLEAAIAHINTYGSRHTDSIVTENANTAKVFSDRVDAANVFHNCSTRFSDGFRYGFGAEVGISTQKMPPRGPVGLEGLVTYKYQLSGDGHIAATYTGENAKPFTHRDI
- a CDS encoding VOC family protein; this encodes MHHISIRTADIHRSIAFYECLGFTISDRFTTGYTLACWMEGLSGRIELIQIPEPKPAPDAFGDEHYVGYYHLSFDLTELAANLSSWLASFETALQTASLPAPQILLAPTQQVIGENVYEVAFIKDPDGLPLELIYRQK
- a CDS encoding J domain-containing protein: MSFQLDRGLFQYDFIDRHAILGVSVNAQEVDIRERYQAVARLLHPDCAQWKTDTERQMAVRLFSRLITHAYGQLSRQSQLQEQIIMLELFGKRLLEEGNQVQIIDPLCQQLYQSGADFEQVYDRLLQQLVSQQYIQLNQSEQTINQISELNMVYLLRRQLQSVRSTPPTAVNSSKSTPAKETNSASTELAKPSPIEGALRRAEDYTINKNWAKAVPEIKEVISAEPNNVRAHTLLGLVYMHQKQMTMAKISINKAIQLAPKDPQVIQAKQEFERLSNPKTNGSGGKNPPKKPSEGMFSGLFGKK